In Peromyscus leucopus breed LL Stock unplaced genomic scaffold, UCI_PerLeu_2.1 scaffold_1488, whole genome shotgun sequence, the sequence CAGGGGGGACCACAGCAGAACCAAGGCCCTCAGCCTGGAAACCAGCAAGGCCCACCCCAACAGGGAGGCCCACAGCAGAACCGACCCCCTCAGCCTGGAAACCAGCAAGGCCCACCCCAACAAGGAGGACCACAGCAGAACCAAGGCCCTCAGCCAGGAAACCAGCAAGGCCCACCCCAACAGGGAGGCCCACAGCAGAACCGACCCCCTCAGCCTGGAAACCAGCAAGGCCCACCCCAACAAGGAGGCCCACAGCAGAACCAAGGCCCTCAGCCTGGAAACCAGCAAGGCCCACCCCAACAGGGAGGCCCACAGCAGAACCGACCCCCTCAGCCTGGAAACCAGCAAGGCCCACCCCAACAAGGAGGACCACAGCAGAACCAAGGCCCTCAGCCTGGAAATCAGCAAGGTCCTGCCCAACAGGGAGGCAGACCTCAAGGACCTTCCCAGGGCCAGCGTCCTCAGTAATCAAAGATACATTGTCAGGTATGATTGGTATTTACTTTTCATGAAACATCATAATTCCTACTGTTTTGTCAGTACAATCTGCAATAACTCAACTTTAAACACATTTGTATTCCATAGTTTGGGTTATCATTACTATTTGGATATTCTGTGGAGGTATAGGAAGATGATTTATGTTTTATCTTCTTCTCAACATATTGTAATTGTGAGGAGCAATGACTATACACGATTGACAACATGATTGTCCATTGTTTGCGCAAGAAGTACAATGTTCTCCCTAAATCTTGCTGCCTCCTTTCTCATGGTAACAACCCTACCTTTTACAGTTCTATTTGATCATTTATTACCTCTCTGATACATGGGACCTTAAGGCAGTGCTGTCAAATGTTATCTGCATatttagaaatgatttattttagcaTAAACCCAAAACAGTGATAAAAGCAAACTAGAAACCAAGGCATCAAGTTAAATCTTAAaaggatataatatatatataaatgttatcaTCCCTTCTCACCACCCTATCATCAAAGGCTACCACTAATTCTTTCAATGAGCtattaggaacacacacacacacatattatccattgttttcatatatacacattacacatattaattaaaattgtgttttaaaacagCCACAGTATTTCAAAGAGATACCATGCTTCTCTTgatatttttggtgttttg encodes:
- the LOC114689073 gene encoding acidic proline-rich protein HP43A-like, with amino-acid sequence MQHRLGRNSRASSKMLVVLLTVALLALSSTQRFSEGFPQGPPPKQGFGPQQGPPQQGQQQNRPPQPGNQQGPPQQGGPQQNQGPQPGNQQGPPQQGGPQQNQGPQPGNQQGPPQQGGPQQNRPPQPGNQQGPPQQGGPQQNQGPQPGNQQGPPQQGGPQQNRPPQPGNQQGPPQQGGPQQNQGPQPGNQQGPPQQGGPQQNRPPQPGNQQGPPQQGGPQQNQGPQPGNQQGPAQQGGRPQGPSQGQRPQ